A genomic region of Natronoarchaeum mannanilyticum contains the following coding sequences:
- a CDS encoding helix-turn-helix domain-containing protein, with protein MAGDDPGVIDHDGESGPRDRLEQEADRAVEQFDQGLVDLLSWILDTETRARIFVYLRKHPGSTSEEIAEGTGLYPSTVREALAELHDEEKVERRKRESAGAGNNPYEYTAIAPSDLVGGVAGQVQNELNAVFNLDRYLGDDEPAPPEGGDDPVTITVDDEDAEDDASDEEDVGDDTDDELAD; from the coding sequence GTGGCGGGCGACGATCCCGGCGTGATCGATCACGACGGCGAGAGCGGCCCCCGCGATCGCCTCGAACAGGAAGCCGACCGGGCCGTCGAACAGTTCGACCAGGGGCTCGTCGACCTGCTGTCGTGGATTCTCGACACCGAGACGCGCGCCCGGATCTTCGTCTACCTGCGCAAGCACCCCGGCAGCACCAGCGAGGAGATCGCCGAGGGCACGGGCCTGTATCCCAGCACGGTCCGGGAGGCGCTCGCGGAACTCCACGACGAGGAGAAAGTCGAACGCCGCAAGCGCGAGAGCGCGGGCGCGGGCAACAACCCCTACGAGTACACCGCGATAGCGCCGAGCGACCTCGTCGGCGGCGTCGCCGGGCAGGTCCAGAACGAGCTGAACGCCGTGTTCAACCTCGACCGCTACCTCGGGGACGACGAGCCCGCGCCCCCCGAGGGTGGCGACGATCCGGTGACGATCACGGTGGACGACGAGGACGCCGAAGACGATGCGAGCGACGAGGAAGACGTCGGCGACGACACCGACGACGAGCTCGCCGACTGA
- a CDS encoding glutamate--cysteine ligase, whose protein sequence is MEGGSADVFDELGTLGIEEEFFVVDEDGRPVSGTDELVYESDPPEILEGRLDHELFKFVIETQTPKIDSLDDAPATLSAIRSALVEHAADHGYRIAAAGLHPTAKWRELEHAEKPRYRAQLERIQYPQHRNTTAGLHVHVGVDDADKATWIANELRWYLPPMLALSANSPFWNGFDTGLQSARAKIFEALPNTGMPTRFENFEEYREFERTMIETGSINDRGELWYDVRPHSGIGTVEVRTPDGQADEDRILAFVEYVHALVLDFAERYEDGESGTEIRRELLDENKWRALRYGRDASFIRPGGDVVELGELVDAECERLGVSGIRELYDAESGAAMQRRLLDTQGEAALRRSLLL, encoded by the coding sequence ATGGAAGGGGGTTCGGCCGACGTGTTCGACGAGCTCGGGACGCTGGGCATCGAAGAGGAGTTTTTCGTCGTCGACGAGGACGGCCGGCCCGTCTCCGGCACCGACGAACTCGTCTACGAGTCCGATCCGCCGGAGATTCTGGAGGGGCGGCTCGACCACGAGCTGTTCAAGTTCGTGATCGAGACCCAGACGCCGAAGATCGACTCGCTCGACGACGCGCCGGCGACGCTCTCGGCGATCCGCTCCGCGCTCGTCGAACACGCCGCCGACCACGGCTACCGGATCGCGGCCGCCGGACTCCACCCGACCGCGAAGTGGCGCGAGCTCGAACACGCCGAGAAACCCCGGTACCGCGCGCAGCTCGAACGGATCCAGTACCCCCAGCACCGGAACACGACCGCCGGGCTGCACGTCCACGTCGGCGTCGATGACGCGGACAAGGCGACCTGGATCGCCAACGAGTTGCGCTGGTATCTCCCGCCGATGCTCGCGCTGTCGGCCAACTCGCCGTTCTGGAACGGGTTCGACACCGGGCTGCAGTCGGCCCGCGCGAAGATCTTCGAGGCCCTGCCGAACACGGGGATGCCGACGCGCTTCGAGAACTTCGAGGAGTACCGCGAGTTCGAGCGGACGATGATCGAGACGGGCTCGATCAACGACCGGGGGGAGCTGTGGTACGACGTGCGCCCCCACTCCGGCATCGGAACGGTGGAGGTGCGCACGCCCGACGGGCAAGCCGACGAGGACCGGATCCTGGCGTTCGTCGAGTACGTCCACGCGCTCGTGCTCGACTTCGCGGAACGGTACGAGGACGGCGAGTCCGGCACCGAGATCCGCCGCGAGCTGCTCGACGAGAACAAGTGGCGTGCGCTCCGGTACGGCCGCGACGCCTCGTTCATTCGCCCGGGCGGCGACGTCGTCGAACTCGGCGAACTCGTCGACGCCGAGTGCGAGCGCCTCGGCGTCTCGGGCATCCGCGAGCTGTACGACGCCGAGAGCGGGGCCGCGATGCAGCGCCGGCTGCTCGATACCCAGGGCGAAGCGGCGCTCCGACGGTCGCTACTGCTCTAA
- a CDS encoding metal-dependent hydrolase yields MYKLGHYGVALGVYAPVVAWLLGRGLAALALGGGVVLLWLAMLPDLDTQLPGMSHRGLTHTFLFALAVGVAVGLVAEFAIAPTVGQFGAVAWVGVPGFRTGLGEFGFLIGTLAVLSHLLADVITPMGIRPFWPLWGRSFSLDITPAKSTVANYVLLAAGSFLAASAALTSI; encoded by the coding sequence GTGTACAAGCTCGGACACTACGGCGTCGCGCTGGGGGTGTACGCGCCCGTCGTGGCCTGGCTGCTGGGTCGAGGACTGGCGGCGCTCGCGCTCGGCGGCGGCGTCGTTCTGCTGTGGCTTGCGATGCTGCCCGACCTCGACACGCAGCTGCCCGGGATGTCCCACCGCGGGTTGACCCACACGTTCCTGTTCGCACTGGCGGTCGGCGTCGCCGTCGGCCTCGTCGCGGAGTTCGCGATCGCGCCGACGGTCGGTCAGTTCGGCGCCGTCGCGTGGGTCGGCGTCCCCGGCTTCCGAACCGGACTGGGGGAGTTCGGATTTCTGATCGGGACGCTGGCCGTCCTCTCGCACCTGCTGGCGGACGTGATCACGCCGATGGGGATCAGGCCCTTCTGGCCCCTCTGGGGGCGGTCGTTCTCGCTCGATATCACGCCGGCCAAGAGCACGGTCGCTAACTACGTCCTGCTGGCCGCAGGGTCGTTCCTCGCCGCGAGTGCGGCCCTGACGTCGATCTGA
- a CDS encoding AsnC family transcriptional regulator, which translates to MVELDDTDLNILELLAEDSRRPYSEIADKVGVSPPTVSDRVDRLEEIGVIERFTLDIDRSTLRDGVGVLVDIHLQPGFETEVMENLAGVECVEHAFATADGHVVAKATVDETEIHSVLTQAVDTGRIVEYDVRLLVDSAWEPQIDGPDVGVACEECGATIDDGGVTVEVDGQTHEFCSSTCRTSYEEHLETIKQSA; encoded by the coding sequence ATGGTCGAACTGGACGACACGGACCTGAACATCCTTGAGTTACTCGCGGAGGATTCGCGCCGACCGTACAGCGAGATCGCCGACAAGGTCGGCGTCTCGCCGCCCACGGTCTCCGATCGCGTCGATCGGCTGGAAGAGATCGGCGTGATCGAGCGGTTCACGCTCGATATCGACCGGTCGACGCTCCGCGACGGCGTCGGCGTCCTCGTCGACATCCACCTCCAGCCCGGCTTCGAGACGGAGGTCATGGAGAACCTGGCCGGCGTGGAGTGCGTCGAACACGCGTTCGCGACGGCCGACGGCCACGTGGTGGCGAAGGCGACCGTCGACGAGACGGAGATCCACTCCGTGCTGACCCAGGCCGTCGACACCGGGCGCATCGTCGAGTACGACGTCCGCCTGCTGGTCGACTCGGCGTGGGAGCCACAGATCGACGGGCCCGACGTCGGCGTCGCCTGCGAGGAGTGCGGCGCGACGATCGACGACGGCGGCGTGACAGTCGAGGTCGACGGCCAGACCCACGAGTTCTGTTCGTCGACCTGCCGGACGAGCTACGAGGAACACCTCGAAACGATCAAGCAGTCGGCGTAA
- a CDS encoding plastocyanin/azurin family copper-binding protein — MSEKTGFDRRAFLRASGVVATGAAVAGCTDTGGDGQEPADGNDTEGPGTNETDGNETTTDANDTAGNETDANETAGNETDANETAGNETDANETAGNESAGNQSGGVADTVEVIAGPEGEFVFEPAELSIDPGTRVLWIWESDLHNVVPTSQPQGANWEGHETIEDAGFEYEHTFETTGTYEYVCEPHQAQGMTGTITVE; from the coding sequence ATGAGCGAAAAGACCGGATTCGACAGACGGGCGTTTCTGCGCGCCAGCGGCGTCGTCGCGACGGGAGCGGCGGTCGCCGGCTGTACCGATACGGGCGGCGACGGACAGGAGCCCGCCGACGGCAACGACACCGAAGGCCCCGGGACGAACGAGACGGATGGGAACGAGACAACGACCGACGCTAACGACACCGCCGGCAACGAGACGGACGCTAACGAAACAGCGGGGAACGAGACTGACGCCAACGAAACGGCCGGCAACGAAACCGACGCCAACGAAACGGCCGGCAACGAATCGGCCGGGAACCAGTCGGGCGGCGTCGCCGACACGGTCGAGGTGATCGCCGGCCCCGAAGGCGAGTTCGTCTTCGAACCCGCCGAGCTATCGATCGATCCCGGCACGAGGGTGCTGTGGATCTGGGAGTCGGACCTGCACAACGTCGTCCCGACGAGCCAGCCCCAGGGGGCGAACTGGGAAGGACACGAGACGATCGAGGACGCGGGCTTCGAGTACGAACACACCTTCGAGACGACCGGCACGTACGAGTACGTCTGCGAACCCCACCAGGCCCAGGGCATGACCGGCACGATCACGGTCGAGTAG
- a CDS encoding metal ABC transporter substrate-binding protein, whose product MRLTRRAALKGGAGVLAAGGLAGCTDLGAGSGSGSGVQASFYLLYDFADQIAGGETDVESIVPFGQHGHGWQPSGQVQKEIYQSAAFVYMGEGFQPWADDVVTNLRADDAGVTIVAARHGIDLLGRNASHGGEEEHGDESSNESEHDESGDGHDHGDMTGDPHFWLDPMRAKQAVDNIRDGLIEADPDAEAQFREQADAYKSEIDDLHATFESRFESADQSHVLVAGHNAFQYTGARYGFTVHALSGVSPDEEPSGQAIREAQATIEEHGIEYVLTPTMESDRAARQLVSETDASEVLEISALSGVKEEWTERGWGYLEVMENVNLPALTKALHAE is encoded by the coding sequence ATGAGACTGACGCGACGGGCCGCCCTGAAGGGCGGAGCGGGGGTGCTGGCGGCCGGCGGGCTGGCGGGATGTACCGACCTCGGGGCCGGATCCGGGTCCGGCAGCGGCGTCCAGGCGTCGTTCTACCTGCTGTACGACTTCGCCGACCAGATCGCGGGCGGGGAGACCGACGTCGAGAGCATCGTCCCGTTCGGCCAGCACGGCCACGGCTGGCAGCCCTCGGGACAGGTCCAGAAGGAGATCTACCAGTCGGCGGCGTTCGTGTACATGGGCGAGGGGTTCCAGCCGTGGGCCGACGACGTCGTGACGAACCTGCGCGCGGACGACGCCGGCGTGACGATCGTCGCGGCGCGCCACGGGATCGACCTGCTCGGGCGGAACGCGAGCCACGGGGGCGAGGAAGAACACGGCGACGAGAGCAGTAACGAAAGCGAGCACGACGAGAGCGGGGACGGCCACGATCACGGCGACATGACTGGCGACCCCCACTTCTGGCTCGACCCGATGCGCGCCAAGCAGGCCGTCGACAACATCCGCGACGGGCTGATCGAGGCCGACCCGGACGCCGAAGCGCAGTTCCGCGAGCAGGCCGACGCGTACAAGTCCGAGATCGACGACCTGCACGCGACGTTCGAGTCGCGCTTCGAGAGCGCCGACCAGTCCCACGTGCTCGTCGCGGGCCACAACGCCTTCCAGTACACGGGCGCGCGCTACGGCTTCACCGTCCACGCGCTCTCGGGCGTCTCGCCGGACGAGGAGCCGAGCGGCCAGGCGATCCGCGAGGCCCAGGCGACGATCGAGGAGCACGGCATCGAGTACGTGCTGACGCCGACGATGGAGTCCGACCGGGCGGCCCGCCAGCTCGTCTCCGAGACCGACGCGAGCGAAGTCCTCGAAATCTCGGCGCTGTCGGGCGTCAAAGAGGAGTGGACCGAGCGGGGCTGGGGCTACCTGGAAGTGATGGAAAACGTTAATCTGCCCGCCCTGACGAAGGCACTACACGCAGAATGA
- a CDS encoding metal ABC transporter ATP-binding protein: MSVVDLRNVGFAYTDVPVLEEVSLSIESGEFLGLVGPNGSGKSTLLRIALGLETPDAGSAELFGEPADEFDDGHRIGYVAQGATSGDRRILVTVREVVTMGRFPHAGYGRLGSDDRAAVEDAMVKTGVADLADRKLEELSGGQRQRVFIARALACEADLLALDEPTVGVDAESRDAFYDLLGELNDDGMTIVLIEHDIGTVTEYATTVACINCCVHYHGDPEGFAESDALADAYGASQRMLEHDPGHTHSHDEEVSR, from the coding sequence ATGAGCGTCGTCGATCTCCGGAACGTCGGATTCGCCTACACTGACGTCCCCGTGCTCGAGGAGGTCAGCCTCTCGATCGAGTCCGGCGAGTTCCTCGGGCTGGTCGGCCCGAACGGGTCGGGCAAGTCGACGCTGCTCCGGATCGCGCTGGGCCTGGAGACGCCCGACGCCGGCTCCGCGGAGCTGTTCGGCGAGCCCGCCGACGAGTTCGACGACGGCCACCGGATCGGCTACGTCGCGCAGGGGGCCACGAGCGGCGATCGGCGGATCCTGGTCACGGTGCGAGAAGTCGTCACGATGGGCCGGTTCCCCCACGCGGGCTACGGCCGCCTGGGGAGCGACGACCGCGCGGCCGTCGAGGATGCCATGGTGAAGACCGGCGTCGCCGACCTCGCGGACCGCAAACTGGAGGAGCTCTCGGGCGGGCAGCGACAGCGCGTGTTCATCGCGCGAGCGCTCGCGTGCGAAGCCGACCTGCTGGCCCTCGACGAGCCGACCGTCGGCGTCGACGCCGAATCGCGGGACGCCTTCTACGACCTGCTCGGCGAGCTCAACGACGACGGGATGACGATCGTGCTGATCGAGCACGACATCGGCACCGTCACAGAGTACGCGACGACGGTCGCCTGCATCAACTGCTGCGTCCACTACCACGGCGACCCCGAAGGGTTCGCCGAGAGCGACGCGCTGGCCGACGCCTACGGCGCGAGCCAGCGGATGCTCGAACACGATCCGGGCCACACCCACTCCCACGACGAGGAGGTGTCCCGATGA
- a CDS encoding metal ABC transporter permease: MIGTIVEMLSFSFMQRALLAGLFVAILAPLVGSFLVYRRMAFIGDTLAHVAFAGVAIGVYVQEVLGWSGVTPFLSALVVSALAALLIQFLSDRTGAYNDVSMAIVLSGGFALGTVVISLTGGIAVSISQYIFGSIATVSWQHVRIMALLTVLVGGVVAVSYKHLLYITFDESAARVARLDVDLQNSLLVVLTALVIVAAMQIMGVILVAAMLVVPVAAAGQIAPSFKASVIIAIVLAEISVFSGVTLSYTHDVAASGAIVLVAIGLYAAAAAADRYVA, translated from the coding sequence ATGATCGGGACGATCGTGGAGATGCTGAGCTTCTCGTTCATGCAGCGCGCGCTGCTGGCGGGACTGTTCGTCGCGATCCTGGCGCCGCTGGTCGGCTCCTTTCTGGTCTATCGGCGGATGGCGTTCATCGGCGACACGCTGGCCCACGTCGCCTTCGCCGGCGTCGCGATCGGCGTCTACGTCCAGGAAGTGCTGGGCTGGAGCGGCGTCACGCCGTTCCTCTCGGCGCTGGTCGTCTCGGCGCTCGCCGCGCTCCTGATCCAGTTCCTCTCGGATCGGACCGGCGCGTACAACGACGTCTCGATGGCGATCGTGCTCTCGGGCGGGTTCGCGCTGGGAACAGTTGTAATCAGCCTCACGGGCGGGATCGCGGTGAGCATCAGCCAGTACATCTTCGGGTCGATCGCCACCGTCTCCTGGCAGCACGTCCGGATCATGGCGCTGTTGACGGTGCTGGTCGGCGGCGTCGTCGCGGTGAGCTACAAGCACCTGCTGTACATCACGTTCGACGAGAGCGCCGCCCGCGTCGCCCGGCTGGACGTCGACCTCCAGAACAGCCTGCTGGTCGTGCTGACCGCGCTGGTGATCGTCGCCGCGATGCAGATCATGGGCGTGATCCTCGTCGCGGCGATGCTGGTGGTGCCGGTCGCCGCCGCTGGCCAGATCGCGCCGAGCTTCAAGGCCTCCGTGATAATCGCGATCGTCCTCGCCGAGATATCGGTGTTCTCGGGCGTCACGCTGTCGTACACCCACGACGTGGCCGCCAGCGGCGCGATCGTGCTGGTCGCGATCGGGCTGTACGCCGCGGCGGCGGCCGCCGACCGCTACGTGGCGTGA
- a CDS encoding acetate--CoA ligase family protein, with translation MGALSDLFGPERVAVVGATDREGSVGRAILTNLQADFDGDVVPINPNRDAVLGLDCYESVASAPPVDLAVVVVPPGIVVDAVREAGEEGVEDVVVITAGFSETGSEGADRERDLIEVAEEYDMNLVGPNSIGIMSTPNGLNATFGPENAEPGSISFMSQSGAFITAVLDWANDHDLGFKDVVSLGNEAVLDETDFIREWGDDPDTDVIIGYLEGIDHGREFIDTAREVAEDTPIVLVKSGRTEAGAQAASSHTGTIAGSEQAYEAGLDQSGVLRVNTVEEMFDYARMLSDQPTPERDDVAVITNAGGPGVMTTDAIGDSRLDLADFSDETLETYGEMLPDEGNIYNPVDVLGDAPAERFREALDIALDDRGVGAAVIVAAPTAVLDFEDLADIVAEARAEHDAPIVAALMGGESTEAAAKKLQDAGVPNYFDPARAIRSIGALSEYRDISERAHEPPREFDVDRGRAREILERVEGRNDNSLGVEAMELLDAYGVPTPEGAVVDSPGEAESVAEGIEGDVVMKIVSPDILHKSDIGGVKVGVETDDVYDAYEDLITRARNYQPDASIIGVQVQEMADLDAGTETIVGLNRDPQFGPMVLFGLGGIFVEVLEDTTVKIAPISEPEAREMIDDIQAAPLLRGARGRTPADLDAVVETLQRLSQLATDFPAILELDVNPLVAGPDGVQAIDLRLTVDNDEL, from the coding sequence ATGGGAGCGTTATCGGACCTGTTCGGGCCGGAGCGCGTAGCCGTGGTCGGCGCCACAGACAGGGAGGGATCAGTCGGGCGGGCGATCCTGACCAATCTGCAGGCCGACTTCGACGGCGACGTCGTTCCGATAAACCCGAACCGCGACGCGGTGCTGGGACTCGACTGCTACGAATCAGTGGCGAGCGCGCCGCCCGTCGACCTCGCGGTGGTGGTCGTCCCGCCGGGGATCGTGGTCGACGCCGTCCGCGAAGCCGGCGAGGAGGGCGTCGAGGACGTCGTCGTCATCACCGCCGGGTTCAGCGAGACCGGCAGCGAGGGCGCCGACCGCGAGCGCGACCTGATCGAAGTGGCCGAGGAGTACGACATGAACCTCGTCGGCCCCAACAGCATCGGCATCATGAGCACGCCGAACGGGCTGAACGCGACGTTCGGTCCGGAGAACGCCGAGCCGGGGTCGATCTCCTTCATGAGCCAGTCGGGCGCGTTCATCACGGCGGTGCTCGACTGGGCCAACGACCACGACCTGGGATTCAAAGACGTCGTCTCGCTGGGTAACGAGGCCGTCCTCGACGAGACGGACTTCATCCGGGAGTGGGGCGACGACCCCGACACCGACGTGATCATCGGCTACCTCGAGGGGATCGACCACGGGCGCGAGTTCATCGACACCGCTCGGGAGGTCGCGGAGGACACGCCGATCGTGCTTGTCAAGTCCGGCCGCACCGAGGCCGGCGCGCAGGCGGCGTCGTCCCACACCGGAACGATCGCCGGCAGCGAGCAGGCCTACGAGGCGGGGCTGGACCAGTCGGGCGTCCTCCGGGTGAACACCGTCGAGGAGATGTTCGACTACGCCCGGATGCTTTCCGACCAGCCCACGCCCGAGCGCGACGACGTGGCCGTGATCACCAACGCGGGCGGCCCGGGCGTGATGACGACCGACGCCATCGGCGACTCGCGGCTCGACCTCGCCGATTTCTCCGACGAGACCCTGGAGACGTACGGCGAGATGCTGCCCGACGAGGGCAACATCTACAACCCGGTCGACGTGCTGGGCGACGCCCCGGCCGAGCGGTTCCGCGAAGCCCTCGATATCGCGCTCGACGATCGCGGCGTCGGTGCGGCCGTGATCGTCGCGGCGCCGACCGCGGTGCTCGACTTCGAGGATCTGGCCGACATCGTCGCCGAGGCCCGCGCCGAGCACGACGCGCCGATCGTCGCGGCGCTGATGGGGGGCGAGAGCACCGAGGCCGCCGCGAAGAAGCTTCAGGACGCCGGCGTGCCGAACTACTTCGACCCCGCGCGGGCGATCCGCAGCATCGGGGCGCTCTCGGAGTACCGCGATATCAGCGAGCGCGCCCACGAGCCGCCCCGGGAGTTCGACGTCGACCGCGGGCGCGCCCGCGAGATCCTCGAGCGCGTCGAGGGACGCAACGACAACAGCCTCGGCGTCGAGGCGATGGAGCTGCTCGACGCCTACGGCGTCCCGACGCCGGAGGGCGCCGTCGTCGACTCGCCCGGCGAGGCCGAGTCCGTCGCCGAGGGAATCGAGGGCGACGTGGTGATGAAGATCGTCTCCCCCGACATCCTCCACAAGTCCGACATCGGCGGCGTGAAAGTCGGCGTCGAGACCGACGACGTGTACGACGCCTACGAGGATCTGATCACCCGGGCGCGCAACTACCAGCCCGACGCCTCGATCATCGGCGTCCAGGTCCAGGAGATGGCCGACCTCGACGCTGGCACCGAGACGATCGTCGGGCTGAACCGCGACCCGCAGTTCGGCCCGATGGTCCTCTTTGGCCTGGGCGGGATCTTCGTGGAGGTGCTCGAGGACACCACCGTGAAGATCGCGCCGATCAGCGAGCCCGAGGCCCGCGAGATGATCGACGATATCCAGGCGGCGCCGCTGCTCCGGGGGGCCCGGGGCCGGACGCCCGCCGATCTCGACGCGGTCGTCGAGACGCTCCAGCGGCTCTCGCAGCTCGCGACGGACTTCCCGGCGATCCTCGAACTCGACGTGAACCCGCTCGTGGCGGGTCCCGACGGCGTACAGGCGATCGACCTTCGACTCACCGTTGACAACGACGAACTATGA
- a CDS encoding phosphotransacetylase family protein has translation MTKTLLVTSTEEGTGKTAVSVALGLLAQERGLDVGYMKPKGTRLRSRVGKTLDEDPMLARELLDLDAEMHELEPVVYSPTFIEQAIRGQESAEDLHQQISEHFDTLSAGRDLMIVEGGGSLTTGGIVDLTDADVAELLDAEVLVLAGYGQPSDVDDVLAAARHLEDRLAGVLFNAVTDDAFDTLETDVAPFLEGEGVPVFGALPREQDLAGITVADLADELGADVLTDVPTDAYVERFSVGAMGSDAALRHFRRTRDAAVITGGDRSDIQTTALQAPGVECLILTGGHRPSGAVVGKAEEKGVPILVVQTDTLTTIDRAENVVSEGRTRDEATVDRMRALLADHADVDEILAGASASGDDD, from the coding sequence ATGACCAAGACGCTACTCGTCACTTCGACCGAAGAAGGCACCGGCAAGACCGCCGTCTCGGTGGCGCTCGGGCTGCTGGCCCAGGAGCGCGGCCTCGACGTCGGCTACATGAAACCCAAGGGGACCCGCCTGCGCAGCCGCGTCGGCAAGACGCTAGACGAGGATCCCATGCTCGCCCGCGAGCTGCTCGATCTCGACGCCGAGATGCACGAGCTCGAGCCCGTCGTCTACTCGCCGACGTTCATCGAGCAGGCGATCCGCGGCCAGGAGTCGGCCGAGGATCTCCACCAGCAGATCAGCGAACACTTCGACACGCTGTCGGCCGGCCGCGACCTGATGATCGTCGAGGGCGGCGGGTCGCTGACGACCGGCGGCATCGTCGACCTGACCGACGCCGACGTCGCCGAGCTGCTCGACGCCGAAGTGCTCGTCCTCGCGGGCTACGGCCAGCCCAGCGACGTCGACGACGTGCTCGCCGCGGCGCGCCACCTCGAAGACCGACTCGCGGGCGTCCTCTTTAACGCCGTCACCGACGACGCGTTCGACACGCTCGAAACCGACGTCGCGCCGTTCCTCGAAGGCGAGGGCGTGCCCGTCTTCGGCGCCCTGCCGCGCGAGCAGGACCTGGCGGGGATCACCGTCGCCGACCTCGCCGACGAGCTCGGCGCCGACGTGCTGACCGACGTGCCGACCGACGCCTACGTCGAGCGGTTCAGCGTCGGCGCGATGGGCAGCGACGCCGCGCTCCGGCACTTCCGGCGCACCCGCGACGCCGCCGTGATCACCGGCGGCGACCGCTCGGACATCCAGACGACCGCGCTGCAGGCGCCGGGCGTCGAATGTCTGATCCTCACCGGCGGCCACCGCCCCTCGGGCGCGGTCGTCGGCAAGGCCGAGGAGAAGGGCGTCCCGATCCTGGTCGTCCAGACCGACACCCTCACGACGATCGACCGCGCCGAGAACGTCGTCAGCGAGGGCCGCACGCGCGACGAGGCGACCGTCGACCGAATGCGCGCGCTGCTGGCCGACCACGCCGACGTCGACGAGATCCTCGCCGGCGCGAGCGCGAGCGGCGACGACGACTGA
- a CDS encoding DUF7547 family protein: MSDRRDSRDEELARTAGDLADSLRDLRDEVGPRRRPRRGPFGLPRPPTPREVLRFTDEVAIPATIAVLEVNIKLLEAVQTAIRLAETERRAREQGEEVAGRAREGGRAVREGAGRVGRETLDQLDNALDELQTAVEEGSLPREETAREILTEARELRADLEAQVRDAEETADEQRRRERENDREAGRDRDAGISASDEDGENPASDESDGEEAETGPQVDVDAELRSIKDQYDDADEEDS, encoded by the coding sequence ATGAGCGACAGACGCGACTCCCGCGACGAGGAGCTCGCCCGCACGGCCGGCGACCTCGCGGACTCGCTGCGCGACCTTCGCGACGAGGTCGGCCCGCGACGGCGACCCCGACGCGGCCCCTTCGGACTGCCGCGCCCGCCGACGCCCCGGGAGGTGCTCCGATTCACCGACGAGGTCGCGATCCCGGCGACCATCGCGGTACTGGAGGTCAACATCAAGCTGCTTGAAGCCGTCCAGACGGCGATCAGGCTGGCCGAGACGGAACGCCGCGCGCGCGAACAGGGCGAGGAGGTTGCCGGGCGCGCCAGAGAGGGTGGCCGCGCCGTCCGCGAGGGCGCCGGCCGAGTCGGCCGCGAGACGCTCGATCAGCTCGACAACGCGCTGGACGAGCTCCAGACCGCCGTCGAGGAGGGCTCGCTCCCGCGCGAGGAGACGGCCCGCGAGATTCTGACCGAAGCGCGCGAGCTCCGGGCCGACCTCGAAGCGCAGGTCCGCGACGCCGAGGAGACGGCCGACGAGCAGCGGCGTCGGGAACGTGAAAACGACCGCGAGGCCGGACGCGACCGCGACGCGGGGATTTCGGCGTCGGATGAAGACGGAGAGAACCCTGCGAGCGACGAGAGCGACGGCGAGGAAGCCGAGACGGGCCCGCAGGTCGACGTCGACGCCGAGCTTCGGTCGATCAAGGACCAGTACGACGACGCAGACGAGGAAGACTCGTAA
- a CDS encoding OB-fold domain-containing protein gives MSQNDDAPPMEAQRYEDGSISYPTHPRSLGGAEAVETIDLSEHTAEVITWTESTATPPGVRQPNTIAIVEFDVDGESVRAIGQVVEDADVEIGDEVEPVYAEELRDPDVGIKEPESQEWDGYRFEPTQ, from the coding sequence ATGAGCCAGAACGACGACGCACCACCGATGGAAGCACAGCGCTACGAGGACGGCTCGATCTCCTACCCGACCCACCCGCGGAGCCTGGGCGGTGCCGAGGCCGTCGAGACGATCGACCTCAGCGAGCACACCGCCGAGGTGATCACCTGGACCGAAAGCACCGCGACGCCGCCGGGCGTCCGCCAGCCCAACACCATCGCGATCGTCGAGTTCGACGTCGACGGCGAATCGGTGCGCGCGATCGGACAGGTCGTCGAGGACGCCGACGTCGAAATCGGCGACGAGGTCGAACCGGTTTACGCCGAGGAGCTTCGCGATCCCGACGTCGGCATCAAGGAACCCGAGAGCCAGGAGTGGGACGGGTATCGGTTCGAACCTACGCAGTGA